The region TAAAAATAAACGTGAGATAATGTTGTCTGATATTGCACGGGAGTTTGCAGGATTGTATGAAAAACATAAAGGGATCAAACAGGCACATATCATTTCATCGTCTGTTTTCGACGAAGTAGCGAAAGAGAATTTGCGAAAGCAGTTGAATGTGATGTATGATGCTGATATACAGCTTACATCGGAAGTGAATCCTGAGTTGATCGGTGGATTTATTCTCCGGGTCGATGATCAGCAATATGATGCCAGCATCGCATCAAGCCTTAAAAGGATGAAAAAACGATTGATCTCATCTTAGTGAGCGGAAGCAATATTTATAAGATGCAAGAAGTCAAAATTGAAAATAAAAATATAAAACAGCCATGATCAATATAAAGCCGGCAGAAGTATCGGAAGTTTTAAAAAAACAAATAGAAGGATTTAAAACAGATGTTGAATTAGAAGAAGTCGGTACTGTATTACAAATAAGTGACGGAATTGCCCGTATTTACGGTCTCTTGAATGTCCAGGCGAATGAAATGATCGAGTTCCAGAGTGGAATGAAAGGGATTGTGATGAACCTGGAAGAAGACAATGTCGGAGCCGTACTTTTGGGGCCTTCCAGTCAAATACAGGAGGGTGACAGTGTTAAGAGGCTTAATATGATAGCTTCAATCCCCGTAGGTGAGGGATTGTTGGGTCGCGTTGTTAATACGATCGGTGAACCGATGGATGGGAAAGGTGCCATTCCGGGTGATTTGCTGGAAATGCCATTGGAACGGAAAGCTCCCGGAGTTATTTATCGTCAGCCTGTAAGAGAACCTTTACAAACAGGAATGAAAGCTATTGATGCCATGATTCCGATTGGCCGGGGACAACGGGAGTTGATCATTGGTGACCGCCAGACAGGCAAAACAGCCATAGCGATAGATACCATTCTTAACCAGAAGGAATTCTATGAAAAAGGAGAACCTGTGTATTGTATTTATGTAGCTGTAGGGCAGAAAGGTTCTACTATTGCCACTCTATATCAGACACTCGAAGAGCAGGGCGCTTTGCCTTATACGACTATTGTTGCGGCAACGGCTTCAGCTCCTGCTGCTTTACAATATTACGCACCCTTTGCCGGTGCGGCAATCGGTGAATATTTCCGTGATACGGGACGTGCAGCATTGGTTATATTTGACGATTTATCCAAGCAAGCGGTAGCTTATCGTGAAGTATCCCTATTGTTACGTCGTCCGCCCGGGCGGGAAGCATATCCGGGTGATGTATTTTACTTGCATTCCCGTCTGTTGGAAAGAGCGGCTAAAATCATTGATTCCGATGAAATCGCATCCCAGATGAACGATCTTCCGGAGAATCTCAGGCCGATAGTGAAGGGAGGAGGTTCCCTGACAGCATTACCGATCATAGAAACACAAGCCGGAGACGTTTCGGCATATATTCCCACCAATGTGATTTCGATTACCGACGGACAGATATTCCTTGAGTCGAACTTGTTTAATGCGGGTATTCGTCCGGCCATCAATGTAGGTATATCGGTTTCCCGCGTGGGAGGTAATGCACAGATCAAGTCCATGAAGAAAGTTGCCGGGACATTAAAACTGGATCAGGCACAGTTCCGGGAACTGGAAGCATTCTCCAAATTCGGATCCGATCTGGATGCAGCGACTATGGCCATCATTGATAAAGGCCGGAAAAATGTGGAATTACTGAAACAGGGATTACATTCTCCTTTACGCGTAGAACAGCAGATTGCTGTTATCTATTGCGGAACAAAAGGGTTGTTGAAAGCAGTTCCCATCGAAAAAGTAAGGGATTTTGAACAAGAATACCTTAAAATGCTGGACGCAGAATATGCGGAAACACTTAAACAATTAGCTGCAGGCGAGTTGAATGATGAGGTCACTAAATCTTTGGATAAGGCGGCAAGATCGGTAGTGTTGCGTTTCATAGATAAAGATGCAGCAGATGAATCGGAAGTAACCGGTTAAATTCAGGAATAAATGGCAAACTTAAAAGAAATACGTGTCCGCATTTCTTCTGTGGTTTCAACGCGGCAGATTACCAGTGCCATGAAAATGGTAGCGGCTTCTAAGTTAAAAAAAGTCCAGGAGGCAATTACCAATTTCAGGCCCTATGCCCAGAAAATGCAGGAAATTCTTGTTGATGTGGCTACGGCTGCGGGAAATACGGATGATAATGTGTATGCGGAAGATCGTGATTACAAGCAGGTATTGATTGTTGTCATTACTTCGAACAAGGGATTATGCGGGGCGTTTAATTCCAATGCTGTAAAAGAGGCTTTGCGGTTATCTGAAACAAAATATGCCCAGTTCCTTCCTCAAAATAAGATCCGCTATATGGCCATAGGTAAAAAAGGGTATGATCTTTTACGAAGGAAGGGTATTCCTGTGGATGAGTATATTTCAGATATTTATGATCATTTTTCTTATGATCAGGTAATTACCATAGCCCAATCTCTGATGGATGCATTTGTGAGCGGACGCTATGATAGTATTGATATCGTATACAACGAGTTTATCAATGCCGCGGTTCAGAAAGTAAAGGTCCGGCAATTCCTCCCTTTATTGCCAGAAGGAATGAATTCTCCGGCTTCTGTGAAGAAACGGGTCGAATATATTTTTGAACCTACAGAGGAATACATCATAAAAGGTTTGATACCCCAGAATTTAAAACTGATCGTCTATCAGGCATTACTGGATTCCATAGCATCAGA is a window of Bacteroidales bacterium DNA encoding:
- the atpA gene encoding F0F1 ATP synthase subunit alpha gives rise to the protein MINIKPAEVSEVLKKQIEGFKTDVELEEVGTVLQISDGIARIYGLLNVQANEMIEFQSGMKGIVMNLEEDNVGAVLLGPSSQIQEGDSVKRLNMIASIPVGEGLLGRVVNTIGEPMDGKGAIPGDLLEMPLERKAPGVIYRQPVREPLQTGMKAIDAMIPIGRGQRELIIGDRQTGKTAIAIDTILNQKEFYEKGEPVYCIYVAVGQKGSTIATLYQTLEEQGALPYTTIVAATASAPAALQYYAPFAGAAIGEYFRDTGRAALVIFDDLSKQAVAYREVSLLLRRPPGREAYPGDVFYLHSRLLERAAKIIDSDEIASQMNDLPENLRPIVKGGGSLTALPIIETQAGDVSAYIPTNVISITDGQIFLESNLFNAGIRPAINVGISVSRVGGNAQIKSMKKVAGTLKLDQAQFRELEAFSKFGSDLDAATMAIIDKGRKNVELLKQGLHSPLRVEQQIAVIYCGTKGLLKAVPIEKVRDFEQEYLKMLDAEYAETLKQLAAGELNDEVTKSLDKAARSVVLRFIDKDAADESEVTG
- the atpG gene encoding ATP synthase F1 subunit gamma, whose amino-acid sequence is MANLKEIRVRISSVVSTRQITSAMKMVAASKLKKVQEAITNFRPYAQKMQEILVDVATAAGNTDDNVYAEDRDYKQVLIVVITSNKGLCGAFNSNAVKEALRLSETKYAQFLPQNKIRYMAIGKKGYDLLRRKGIPVDEYISDIYDHFSYDQVITIAQSLMDAFVSGRYDSIDIVYNEFINAAVQKVKVRQFLPLLPEGMNSPASVKKRVEYIFEPTEEYIIKGLIPQNLKLIVYQALLDSIASEHGARMTSMHQATDNASQLIQELTLQYNKARQASITNELVEIVGGAEALKG
- the atpH gene encoding ATP synthase F1 subunit delta gives rise to the protein MNNSIVSNRYAKAMFMVGVDHKCLEELRADMALLSVTIKDNPMFVQLLDSPVIKPGQKLRVMGELLQKRVHPLTLNFINILIKNKREIMLSDIAREFAGLYEKHKGIKQAHIISSSVFDEVAKENLRKQLNVMYDADIQLTSEVNPELIGGFILRVDDQQYDASIASSLKRMKKRLISS